GCGTACTGCGGCGCCTGTGCCTGCTGCGGGTAGCCGTAGCCGCCGCCGTAGGAGGGGGCCGAGGGCTGCGGGGAGGGGGCCGCCGGGAGGGCGGGGAGGGCCGCGGGGAGCGCCGGCAGATAGGAATTGCCGGTGTCGTAGGCGGCGGGCACTCGGATCGGGGCGATCTGAGGCGTGCCCCGCTCTGCGACGAGGGAGTCGTAGATCGGGGTGTCCGGGAACGACGGCGCGTGGTAGTACGCACCGCCGTACGAGGCACGGGGGGAGGTCATGGCCCTAAGTTAAGCCCACTGTGTGCCGGGTGGAAGGCCGATAAGCGGGTTGTTTGACGCATCTTGTGCGGCCACGGAACACCAATGTGACCCAACATGGGAAAATCGGTCGTCGCGGTGTCCCATGATCGCGTAAAAGCCGAGATCGCAGGGGGTTACCGACGAGTCAGCGGGGCACGGCCACACCGGCGGGATTAGCGTGGCCGCCACGAATCACCAGGGGCTCGGAACACGATGGGGGTGGCATGTCCATGCTTAAAGGCGCCAATGTTCCGGTACCGACGCGAAGGCTTCGCGTCGAATTGGCGTGGAGTTCGGGTCCGGGCGTTCCGGATGTGGACGCGTCGGCACTACTGCTCGTGTCGGGGAAAGTGCGCTCCGATACGGACTTCGTCTTTTACAACCAGCCGACGCACCCGTCCGGTTCGGTGAGCCACGAGGGGAAGCGGACCTCGGCGGCCTTCGGCGCTTCCGGGGTGTCGGGTGCGCCCGGGGCGTCCGTGACCGACACGCTGACCGTGGACCTGCCGCGCGTGGAGGGGGCGGTGGAGCGCGTCGTCCTGGCCGCGTCGGCGGACGGCGGTACGTTCCGGCAGGTGCCGGACCTGTGCGTGAGGGTGCTGGACGCGGCCGACGGCACGGAGGTCGCCCGGTTCGAGAGCCGGGGCGCGACGGTGGAGACCGCCTTCATCATGGGCGAGCTGTACCGGCGTCAGGGCGTCTGGAAGTTCCGCGCGGTGGGCCAGGGGTACGGCACGGGGCTCGAGGGGCTGGCGACGGACTTCGGCATCACGGTGGACGAGCCGCAGGGAGGCTCCGCACCGGGGCCCGGTGCCGCACCGGCTGGTTCGGCACCGGGTGGCTCCGCACTGGCTCGCTCCGCACCGGGGGCCGCCTCGGCTTCCG
This genomic window from Streptomyces thermolilacinus SPC6 contains:
- a CDS encoding DUF6643 family protein, with protein sequence MTSPRASYGGAYYHAPSFPDTPIYDSLVAERGTPQIAPIRVPAAYDTGNSYLPALPAALPALPAAPSPQPSAPSYGGGYGYPQQAQAPQYAPAQYAPAPHPPAPYVPQQAQAPRGYPGPQGPQPMRPVAPAASGYEAMRPAAAPRPAPAPPAPYDDPYRRPYQGGGY